gcaaactgcaactaaggagcccgcctgctgcaactaagacccggggcaaccaaataaataaatatttttttaaaaaaggaacaggGCTGGTAGGAGGGAGTCTAGttcatatgaatttgggggtgggtcGACTGGGGCCAGAGAACaaccccactcctttttttaacCCTAACTCTATCCTCCCTTTGCCGGCAGCACCCTCATCACATGTGTGGATTCTGGGATTCTTCGAGTGTGGCATGACAATGACAAGGAGGCATCCTCTGACCCTGTGAGGCTCTCCTGTCCTGATCCTGATGGTTGGGGGAGGTGGGGCCCAGGGTAGGAGCCAGATGAAGGCTTTGTGGGAGGAGGAGTAAGGATCTGGAACCGACTCTCATCTCCCCTCTCATCTTCCATTCTTTTCAGCTCTTGGAACTGAGGGTGGGCCCTGGGGTGTGTAGGATGCGCCAAGACCCAGCACGCCCCCACATGGTTGCCACAGGTGGGAAGGAGAATGCTCTGAAGGTGTGGgacctgcagggctctgaggagcCTGTGTTCAGGGCCAAGAACGTGAGTGATGGGGGGTGAGGAGGTGATGGGGGTTGGGGAGGtgatggggggcagggaggggctggtTCCGAGGTCCAGGGAGTCTGAGGCCACTGACTATGTTAGAGACCAGCTGGGCTTTAGGGGATAATGGTagaaggcaggaggaaggggcACACTGAGCCCTCCACAACCCTGTCCCTCATCTACCCACCCTACCAGGTACGGAATGATTGGCTCGACCTGCGGGTTCCCATCTGGGACCAGGACATACAGTTCCTCCCTGAGTCACAGAAGCTCGTCACCTGTACAGGGTACCACCAGGTGAGGCACCACCCCACCCCTGTCTCTTTCTGGGCTTAAGCAGCCTCCTGGAGAAACAGCCTTGCTGTGCAGGCTCGGTCCCCACCATTCGGCACAGCCGCCCTGCTAGCCATCCTTCTTCATCCCTGAGCTCCCAGAAGAGGGACGACTTCCCCCGTCTGTTCCAGCCCAATGGCTGAGCCGGTGACCTTCTCATACTACATTCTAGGAAGGAGTTCCCTGAACTgtgattcttccttttcttcccacctggaagagaaaagaagggagtGTCCCCTTCATAGTAGAATCACATGGTTCAGGTGTCATGAGAAGACGTGGGCTGGGTATCAAGAGAACTGAGTTCTGGTCCTGATGCAGCCTCTGATTTGCTTTCGGACCCAAGCCTGACCCTCTACTAACTGGCCTCAGCTCCTCAGCTTTACGGGAAAGGTCCACGTGGGGATCTTTTCaatgggtctctctctctctttttttttgactgcCCTGcactgcatgcgggatcttaattccccgacaagggatcaaacccgtgccccctacagtggaagcatggagtcctaaccactgactgccagggaattcccagctggTCTTATGTGAAGTTCTAAGACCCAGGCAGGCCTGGGTGGCTGTATTTGCTCCTGCATATTGAAGTCTGCTATTGGTGATACGCCTCTGCTCAGAACACATATGAgggcttcctctctccttcctgttgAGACTTAACGTCTTCCTCTGCTTGAAATTCAGCAACTCTGACAGTTGGACTGACTTGCTTTTCCATCCCAAGAGGGGAGTACGGGGGGATGGAACGCTCATTCATGCAGACCATGGGAATGCTGCCACCTCCAGGCTGGGGGGCCTCTCTCCTCAGCCCTGTATGTTCATGCTCCTTAGCAGCTGTCTCTCCTCTACCCCCCAACACACAGAGAAGAGGGGTGCATTTCAAATGAGAGTTTCTCTGAAAGAGTGGGTTATAAACAAAGCAGTGTATGAGGAGGGGATGAAGATGTGGAGGAGCCAGAGGGGGTATGTGGAGTGCGGGTACTGTTGGTGATGCCTGTCTTCCTCCAGGTCCGTGTCTATGATCCAGCCTCCCCCCAGCGCAGGCCGGTCCTCGAGGCCACCTACGGAGAGTACCCACTGACAGCCATGACCCTCACTCCTGGGGGCAAGTGAGTGTTTAGAGGGCAAAGTGGGGCTTGGGAAGGACTCCAGGGGGCCCCTGCTCACCCCATGTGCGTCTGATCTCCTCAGTTCGGTGATTGTGGGGAACACTCATGGGCAGCTGGCAGAAATTGACCTTCGGCAGGGTGAGTGGACTAGGGAGCCTTGcgggaggggaaggggtggggaggaagggcaggaTTCCCTCTGACAAGGTGCAGTGGAGCTGCTGAGCCCTCTTTCAGGTGCCAGATTGCCCGGggtcaaatcctggttctgccaaaagctgtgtgaccttagattaCTTTGTGAATTCCCTGTGCCTTAGTTCCTTCAcctgaaaaatggagatattaaTGGTAATTGCCATCTCAGCGTTATGTTAAACGAGGATTAAATGTTGAAACATAAAGTGATATGAacagtaaacactcagtaaatggttGTTGGCTGGCCAGCTAGCACTGATTCCTACCGCCTTCTCTAGGGCGCCTACTGGTCTGTCTGAAGGGGCTGGCGGGCAGCGTCCGAGGCTTGCAGTGCCACCCTTCAAAGCCCCTTCTAGCCTCCTGTGGCTTGGACAGAGTCTTGAGGGTACACAGGATCCGGAATCCACGGGGCCTGGACCATAAGGTGAGAGCCTGCTGCCTCCTGTGCCCCGGATTCATGTTTCTATTTTTGCAGGCTTGGCCCCTTAAGGTCCCTCATCTTTTGCAGGTTTATCTTAAATCTCAACTGAACTGCCTCCTGCTGTCAGGCAGGGATAACTGGGAGGTAAGCAGTTGGGTCTGGGAATGTGGGCGCTAAGGGCACAGGTGTGAGGACTTCCCTGtgaagaggaaagggaagcagCTGGAACTCAGACCTGGGACTGTCCATCCATCTGCCAAGTGTAGTCCTAAAAGAGTTACTGCCAAGGGTGAAATAGGCGCATGGATGGACATGGTTTCCAGGAGCAGGAAATAAAAGGAGTGGTGCCTGGAGGAATTATTCCCCTTCCCTGTGGGTCTGACTCCTAAGCTCTTCTCCCACTCACCAGGATGAACCCCAAGAGCCTCAAGAGCCCAACAAGGTGCCCTCAGAAGACACGGAGACAGATGAACTCTGGGCTTCCTTGGAGGCAGCTGCCAAGCGGAAACTCCCCGATTTGGAGCAGTCCCAAGGCGCCCTccaaaccagacagagaaagaagaagaggcCTGGGTCCACCAGCTCCTGAAGAGCTTGTGCTCACGTTGTAAATAAACAGCTTAATACGTACCACGACCCTGATCCTTTTGTGTTGGCAGAAAGGAAAGAGTGGCGGCTGCTCCCTGAGCTGGGGTGATGGGGGGTATCTGACGTCACAAAAGCAGGGCCGGGAGTCGGCGGGCTGGCGTGGGTGGAACCGAGTGCGGGGGCCGCGCGTGGGGCCATGGGCTGCTGCCAAGGCAAGGACTTTCAGACTTCGGATGAGCAGGCCAAGGAGGCCGGGTCAGAGGAAGTTCAGGAAGGTGGGACCGGAGACACACAAGGGTGCTCAGGGAGCCGGGAGTGCGGGATGGACCACCTGGAGGTTGGACTGGGGAGGGTAGAGCTCAGCGGCCTCGCATCCTCGCAGGCAAAGAAGGGGTCGATGCAGACTCGGCGAAAAACCGGACTCTCAGGACGCACGAAAGCCTTCTGATGACTGTGCTGTGGCGGCGGCTCTCCCAGTTCAACCGTCGGGGCTCCTCGCGGTCAAACAAGAGGCAATCAGTCCAGAATCCAAAGCAGGCGTGTACGTTCCAGGAGTGCAACCGGGAGGGGATCCAGGAGGAGCCCGAGAAGGGGTGACCCCAGCCCTGTTCTCAGTCCGTCCCAGCCTCCCTCCAGAGAATAAAGTTTCTAACTTGTAGCTGCCTGAGGGCTTGTGCCTCCAAGGCTCGCTTTGCGCGCACAGGGCGCGTGCACCACCAGGGCTGCGGGCTCTTTAAGGCTCCTCCCCCGAGGCTGGCCCAGCCCCTTGGGCCCCAGGCTCTCGTTCCTTGGGGGCGGGGCCACGGTTGCGGCCTAGCCAATGGGAGAGCGGAGTTGCATTAGCGTTTGGGTGGAGGGGCGTGGCTCCCGGGTCGCCGGGCTTGAAAAGGCGTGGCACCGCCCGCTCGTCACCGGGGGTGGGGTTATGTGTGGGTGACGTGGCGGCTTCTAGTCTTTGGTCGGGTTTCGGCGGCTTCGGTTCTCGGGGAGAAGGCGGTGACGACCCGGGAGATTGTGGCAGTGGCGGTAGCGGCGGCGGCGCCAGGCGGCAAAGAGGAGGTAGGACACGCTCTAAGAGGAGTCTGACCGCAGTGTCTGCTCTGGGCAGCTCTTTCCGGGGACGGCGcgggctggggggaagggagcCAGGGGCAAGCGGGCAAGTCCTGCCGGCCCGGCTCGAAGTGAGCGAATACGTCGCCGTCCAATCAGGAAAGCCCCTGTTGAGAAAGACGTCGGCCTTAGCTAATCAGTGGTTGCAGTCCTCCAGACGGTGGGACTTAGGTGAGGCGAGGGTGGTACTTCCTGCTTCAAATAAACACCTAGAGATTTTCCCCCTCCGCCCACCGAAGTGTGTCCCTCTCTGGAGGTCCGTCACCGTTTCTCCCTGACGAGTCGGAGGAACCCGTGGATACGAGAGGGCCCAGTTAGGGCCTAGGGCAGTTGCACGGGCCGGGctggagcttcggagccacaggaCCTGGCTCTGGCCCTGCCTCTACTTCAGGGCCCCGGCCCGCGCTCTGGCCGCCAGAACCAAGTTGGAAGAGGAGTCTGAGGAACGGGACGGCTTGGGACAGAGAAGAAGCGGGGTCCTACCCGCTGCGGGTCGGCCCCAGGATCTGCGTGTGGCTTCGGGCGCGGAAGTCCGTGCCAAGTGCAAAGGGACCCCGAGGATCTGCTGGTTGGGGGGGATTTGTGGGGAAGGAGGCTGCCTGGGGAATGACACTCTCCCCTCCACCACAGTCCAAGGTTATGCGTCTCAATGATCCCGCGGAAACGCTACGGGTCTAAGAACACGGATCAGGGTGTCTACCTGGGTCTCTCAAAGACACAGGTCCTGTCCCCTGCAACTGCTGGCAGTAGCAGCAGCGACATCGCCCCTCTGCCCCCCCCAGTGACCCTGGTCCCTCCCCATCCCGACACCATGTCCTGCCGGGATCGGACCCAGGAGTTCCTGTCTGCCTGCAAGTCCCTGCAGAGCCGTCAGGTAAGGACCTGGAGTGGGAAAAGCAAGAGTGACTCATACTCAGACCTGGGAGAGTCGGTGCTCCAGCACCGTTGGCTGAAGTAATTCTTGGGGGGAGCCCGATGGAGAACTGGTCCAGCTTGGGGAGGGTGGTAGGATCTACCAAGCAACAGAGAAGAGGTGGGCTAGCTAATGTAGAGGCAAGgatctaggcttttttttttttttttaaaccaggagTTCCCTGAGTGTAGCGTTGCTATTCTGGAAGGAACATCTCAGGGCAAGAGGTGACTGCAAGTATATTTGGTTTGGACAAGGAACAGGTTCTCGAAAGAGCTTTTAGCTCAGAGACAAGCACTTTGAATTCTAGTTCCAGTATAATTTTACCAAGTTTGCTCTGTGACAACACAGAAGTTAATCTAGTTGGATCTCAGGTTttgtatctgtaaaatgaaggaaggtttctaaataaatagttttaatcAAAAGCACTTTggagtgcttttttaaaaattagatttgttTTGGTCCAGACTTTCTGAATCCAAGTAGAACCtgaataaatgtaatttaaaatatttttactggtCAGCTCTTGTTAGTTGCTCTTCTGTACAATCTCCAAGAGTTTTACATTTATTCTCTCTGATTCCCGGATTGGAGGAATAGAATGGTAATACTAGTTACCATTTATTTAGTGCTTAGAATGGACCTGGTATTTGGCTAAAATAATTTACAACccttaggttttttttgtttgtttctttttttgcggtacgcaggcctctcactgttgtggcctctcccgttgcggagcacaggctccggacgcgcaggctcagcggccatggttcatgggcccagccgctccgcggcatgtgggatcttcccggaccggagcacgaacccgtgtcccctgcatcggcaggcggactctcaaccactgcgccaccagggaagccccaacccttAGGTTTTTTAATCTTAGCAAGAACAAGAGGTGTGTGgattgtcttcattttacagaagaggaagtagAGATTCAGAATGGTTTAAGCAACTTGCCCCAAACCCCCCATGTAGTAAGAGGTGGCAcctagatttgaacccaggtctaccTGTATGGACCGTCTGGTGGAGGATGCCACTAGTGTTAGAAGGTGGGTTTAGTAGACACACCTGAGGAACAGTGAAAGCTGGAACTGGGGAGGGAAAACTAAAGTTTTACCTCTTGACGTTGCTTTTCAGAATGGAATCCAGACAAACAAGCCAACTCTGCGTGCTGTCCGGCAGCGCAGTGAATTCACCCTCATGGCCAAGTGAGTTGAGAGAAGTTATGTGATGGGATGACCAGTGTCTGAGGAGAGGTAGCCTTGCCTGTGGGGACCTTGGCCGTGAGGACTGGGATTGGTTGTGCTGGTGCTAATGTGGGAAAggccctctccttcccttcccacagTGTTCCCATTAATGCTCGTTTGCAGGCGCATTGGGAAAGACCTCAGCAACACATTTGCCAAGCTGGAGAAGCTGACAATCTGTGAGTGTTCTCGGGGCCTTTCAGAACTGGGGCAGTGAACCCGGGAGGGCGGAGGAACCATACTCCCTGAGCCTGGTCTTCGACCTCACCTTTCGTGGCTTCTTGTTTGTCTCTGCAGTGGCAAAGCGCAAGTCCCTCTTTGATGAtaaagcagtggaaattgagGAGCTAACTTATATTATCAAACAGGTGAGTGACTAGCAATCGGGAGAGCCCAGCATTTCAATTGGATCACTTCCATCATTTTCCTTGCTCTAGGGTCCCAGAGAAAAGTTTCTAGAGCCAGCCCCAAACATCCCACTCATCCACTGGGTCAGTGATCATCTACTGTGTAcaaagcactgtgctgggcacttgcCACACAAACATTACGAGGCAAGATACCTGCCTTCAAGGGCTTATTGTCTAGAAGAGGTATCCAGCCCCATAAACTCACACTTAACAATGAATAGGAGGCAAGTGGTACAGAAAAGATCTTATGAAAAAGCTGAATGAGATAGTCTGGGGACACTGGGAAAGATTTTATTGAGGATGTGACATCTGAGCTGGTTTCAAGGCTTGTGGAGAAGCAGTGGAAGAACGTGCCAGACAAAGGAAACAGTGTGTGCAGAGGCATGTCTTATAAAAGGGAAAGTTCAAGTTTTTGCTCAGATATCACCTGCTCAGGGAAGCCTACTGTCACCATGCTGTTTAATACCCCAGCACCCAACTCTGATCTCCCTTATcttgctctgttttcttttttatagcacTTGTTACATTCTAATGGTCTCTATAATTAactgtttattgtttgtttcctcCCACTTACCTCATcttcctcaaaaaaagaaaaaaaaagtgctaatgcCATAAGAGCAgagatttttccttctgtttgttcGTGGATGTATCCTAAATGCCTgtaacagtgtctggcatgtattAGGTACTCAGTATTTGTTGATCGAATGAGTGATTGGCAGCAAATGAGGCTGAAAAGGTAGACTGGTAGCTGTCTGTGAAGATCGCCATGGGGGCTTGCTGAGGAGTGTGGAATCACTCTGAAGTGTGTGGGCTGCAAAGACGATTAGAACCTGGATTCCAGTTCTGTCTGCAAGACCCTAGTATAGCAGTTCTAGCagtgttatttgtttctttcctgGAACAATGtaataagaataaaatgagaaattgaaTGACCATAGGGGAAAAAGGAACACCCTGGAGCATGAACGGTCAGAGAGGCTAGGGGGGAGGCTTGTGTAGTCCTCCAGTATGAAGATGATTATGGCAGAGGCCAAAGGGCAGACACATTCAGGAGATGCTGTGCTGAGTAGAAAAGAGAGGGTTCCGTTAATTACTGGGGCATTATTGCGTAGGCATTTAAGAACCACTGACTGGATTTAGACAGACTTCAAATCCCAGGCTCACCAATTAtagtgtgaccttgggttagctACCTAACtactctgagcttcagttccctTATAAATAAAaaggggataataacagtacccacctcacagggttgttatgaggatttattagtttattttttcaatCACTCACATTATTGAGTGACTTTGGCTGCCTGGTTCTGGGGATTCAGTGGTGAACAAGACAAATGCGGTCCCTGCCCTTGGGAACTTCCTTGCTGAATGGGTGAACTAGACActatacaagcaaacagaaaagacAGTTTCAAGTAGTGGCACATCCTATTAAAGAAATGATGTGAGTGAGTTCCTCAGGGTAGGGGCCTACTTTACATGGGGTGATCTAGGATGGTTTGGTTGAGGAAGGGACATGGAGACCTGAATGGTAAGGAGAAAGTTGGTCATCCAAAGATCTGACGGGGGCACAttccagaaagtgggaatagcAAAGGGAAAGGCCCCGAGGCCTGGGCAACCTTGATGGGAAAGGTTGTGAAACAGGCCAGTATGGCTGCAGCACAGCCAGTGAGAAGGAGGCCTGTGGGGGGGTGAGGTCAGAGGAGTGAGGGGGGCGAGACCACATGGCCCGTGTAAGCCAGGTAAGGAATTTGGATTGTGTACTAAATTTAGTGGGAAGCCCTTGGAAGATTTTGAAGCAGGGGAATGACGTGCACTGTTTTTGGTTTAGAAGATCACTCTGGTTGTTGTGTAGAAAGTGGATTGTAGGGGGCAAATTCTAAAAGGAAGATCACTTAGGAGGCTCTGGGCAATTTTTAGAGAGAGGACAGTTTGGACTAGGGTGGCTTTGTTAGAGAAGGAGATGAGTGGACACATTCAGAGTATATGTTGGAATCAGCTGGGTTCTTTGTGGGTTCCTTATGGcttaagggaagagagaggaattgAGGATGACTTCTTAAGGTTTTTGTTTGAGCACCTGGTGAGCGGTGGTGCCATTTACCAAAGTGGCAAAGAAGGAAGGGGGAATAGCTCTGGGGGGGAAATTAAGAGTTGTTTTCTATGTTAAGAGAAAGTCATAAGCTGCTTAGCACAGTAAGTGCGCACAGTAATCAAACCCGAGACTGCTGTTCTGTTCATAAAGTGCTGAGTATGTAGTAAATGCTCAGTGTAGGTTATGGTTGTGCTATGGCATATAGGTTGGGTTAAGGAGATGTCAGTATGTGACTTAGAAGCTTCTAGCTTCTAGCAACTAAGTGGGGAGTGGTGCCATTTTCTAAGCTATTGGGGGAGGATATTTTATGGCGGAAAAGCCTGGAATGCAGTTTTGGACACATGGCTGTGAGCAGGCTCCATTAACTCGAAAGGGACAGAGCAGTGAGCAGCAGAAATCGTCCAGGGGTCTCGAGAGAATCTTTGGAGCTAGGATACTGATTGGAGGGCTACTAACTGGGGTGCTATTGGAGGGACTCTAGAAGTTGCCTAAtctagtttttttggtttttaaagatttttatttatttatttatattttggctgcgttgggtctttgttgctgcgcgcgggctttctctagttgcggcgagtgggggctactcttcgttgcagtgcgtgggcttctcattgcggtggcttctcttgttgtagagcacgggctctaggagcgcgggcttcagtagttgtggctcgagggctctagagcgcaggctcagtagttgaggctcacgggcttagttgctccgcggcatgtgggttcttccggaccagggctcgaacccgcatcccctgcattggcaggtggattcttaaccactgtgccaccagggaagtccctaatctaGTTTTTTTCCTAGCCTGTATCTTGAGCTCACTATTTTtgacctcttcctcctcctcttctttttctggtcctTCCCTGGACTTTGCTGTCCTGGGGTGGCAAGCTTTCTCTGCCACTCCCAGCCGCCTCCTTCATCTCCCTTGTCTCACGAGCCCCTTGGCAGGCAGGATTGGGAAGCAGATAATCCATTGGCCTGGTGTAGAAAGCCTGGCTGTGCTACTAATTCATCGTGTATAATGTTAGACAAGTCACATCTTTCACTCTTTTgcaatagtaatttttaaaacgaATTCTGTATGTAAAAAGCATTTCGTTGATGCTTCTGGGAAGCCATGGTGCCTTTGACTCTTCCCGTCTCCTGAGTACAGCACAGATGCTTTGTTGCTCAGCATGCTCTGGGTCTGAGATTTTGGCCTTTTGAAGGGTTCTATGGCCACGAGCATGGCCTCACAGTGGGGGTAGGACAGCAGGGTGGGGGGAGTAAACACCTCAGGTCTTTACGAATGGACGGGGCCATATTTCACCTCTTTCTGGCTCTACCCCGCAGGCACTGAGCCTGAGCAAACTCCAGAGCTTGGACTATCCCAGCAGGCCCTTCTGGTCTGTCCAAGATACCATCACCCCTGCTAGTCATGTCCACCCTGCCATCCCTGCCAGAGATGTCCATGTGGGAGAGATGCTGGCTGAGGACCCCATGGTTGATACTCAGTTTTTCTGTTGGCTCTTTCACCAGGACATCAATAGCCTTAACAAACAAATCGCCCAGCTTCAAGATTTCGTGAGAGCCAAGGGCAGCCAGAGCGGCCGGC
This region of Mesoplodon densirostris isolate mMesDen1 chromosome 7, mMesDen1 primary haplotype, whole genome shotgun sequence genomic DNA includes:
- the WDR74 gene encoding WD repeat-containing protein 74 isoform X1, coding for MAAAAARWNHVWVGTDTGILKGVNLQRKQAANFTPSGQQRREEAVSALCWGAGGETQILVGCADGTVKHFSTEEGRFQGQRHCPGGEGIFRGLAQVDGTLITCVDSGILRVWHDNDKEASSDPLLELRVGPGVCRMRQDPARPHMVATGGKENALKVWDLQGSEEPVFRAKNVRNDWLDLRVPIWDQDIQFLPESQKLVTCTGYHQVRVYDPASPQRRPVLEATYGEYPLTAMTLTPGGNSVIVGNTHGQLAEIDLRQGRLLVCLKGLAGSVRGLQCHPSKPLLASCGLDRVLRVHRIRNPRGLDHKVYLKSQLNCLLLSGRDNWEDEPQEPQEPNKVPSEDTETDELWASLEAAAKRKLPDLEQSQGALQTRQRKKKRPGSTSS
- the WDR74 gene encoding WD repeat-containing protein 74 isoform X2, producing the protein MRKPRTTITTRSNSRAPSACRSGDAMQSKIKVLFRKSERIGSVNLQRKQAANFTPSGQQRREEAVSALCWGAGGETQILVGCADGTVKHFSTEEGRFQGQRHCPGGEGIFRGLAQVDGTLITCVDSGILRVWHDNDKEASSDPLLELRVGPGVCRMRQDPARPHMVATGGKENALKVWDLQGSEEPVFRAKNVRNDWLDLRVPIWDQDIQFLPESQKLVTCTGYHQVRVYDPASPQRRPVLEATYGEYPLTAMTLTPGGNSVIVGNTHGQLAEIDLRQGRLLVCLKGLAGSVRGLQCHPSKPLLASCGLDRVLRVHRIRNPRGLDHKVYLKSQLNCLLLSGRDNWEDEPQEPQEPNKVPSEDTETDELWASLEAAAKRKLPDLEQSQGALQTRQRKKKRPGSTSS
- the TEX54 gene encoding LOW QUALITY PROTEIN: testis-expressed protein 54 (The sequence of the model RefSeq protein was modified relative to this genomic sequence to represent the inferred CDS: inserted 1 base in 1 codon), producing the protein MGCCQGKDFQTSDEQAKEAGSEEVQEGGTGDTQGCSGSRECGMDHLEVGLGRVELSGLXILAGKEGVDADSAKNRTLRTHESLLMTVLWRRLSQFNRRGSSRSNKRQSVQNPKQACTFQECNREGIQEEPEKG